In Mercurialis annua linkage group LG5, ddMerAnnu1.2, whole genome shotgun sequence, a single genomic region encodes these proteins:
- the LOC126682126 gene encoding cysteine-rich receptor-like protein kinase 43: MGVVLTTLKKIMTKSKNFFQNLMKPFFSSSKEGQIEEDLDRIAAQEQKLFAFDTLVSATKDFHPTHKLGEGGFGPVYKGKLADGRDIAVKKLSHSSNQGKKEFMNEAKLLARVQHRNVVNLLGYCAHGAEKLLVYEYVTHESLDKFLFKTNKREQLDWKRRYDIITGIARGLLYLHEDSHNCIIHRDIKASNILLDDKWIPKIADFGMARLFPEDQTHVNTRVAGTNGYMAPEYVMHGHLSVKADVFSFGVLVLELITGQRNSQFNQSLEAQNLLDWAYKLHKKDRSMELIDPSLVSSAVPDQVKMCVHIGLLCTQGDPQLRPIMRRVVILLSKRPGNLEEPTRPGIPGSRYRRSRRPPGMSSSAKTSGDSDSRTYYLSTTTNTASASGTSGTSATSATASTTATASTLTCSDPRLDPHGKRPMES; this comes from the exons ATGGGAGTAGTTTTAACAACTCTTAAAAAGATCATGACAAAGTCGAAGAATTTCTTTCAGAATTTGATGAAACCCTTTTTTAGTTCAAGCAAAG AGGGCCAAATTGAAGAGGATTTGGATAGAATTGCTGCACAAGAACAGAAATTGTTTGCATTTGATACTTTAGTATCTGCTACTAAGGATTTTCATCCAACTCATAAGCTTGGTGAAGGTGGGTTTGGACCTGTTTATAAG GGGAAATTAGCTGATGGGAGAGACATTGCTGTGAAGAAATTGTCACACAGTTCAAATCAAGGAAAGAAAGAGTTTATGAATGAGGCTAAGCTCTTAGCGCGTGTCCAGCACCGGAATGTTGTAAATTTGTTAGGATATTGCGCTCATGGAGCGGAGAAGCTATTAGTTTACGAATATGTTACTCATGAGAGCCTTGACAAGTTTCTCTTCA AAACCAATAAAAGAGAGCAACTGGATTGGAAGCGGCGATACGATATTATAACCGGCATTGCACGGGGGCTGCTTTACCTTCACGAGGACTCACACAATTGCATCATCCACCGTGATATAAAGGCCAGCAATATTTTACTCGACGATAAGTGGATTCCTAAGATTGCTGATTTTGGTATGGCTCGCCTCTTCCCTGAAGATCAAACACATGTCAACACTCGTGTTGCTGGTACAAA CGGGTATATGGCTCCGGAGTATGTCATGCACGGCCATTTATCAGTGAAGGCGGACGTTTTCAGCTTCGGGGTCTTGGTGTTGGAGCTAATAACTGGTCAGAGGAATTCACAGTTCAATCAATCACTAGAAGCTCAAAATCTTCTCGATTGG GCATATAAGCTCCACAAAAAAGATAGGAGTATGGAATTAATAGATCCATCATTAGTATCGTCGGCAGTCCCGGACCAAGTAAAGATGTGTGTTCACATAGGCCTTCTATGCACACAAGGCGACCCACAGTTACGTCCGATTATGCGACGAGTAGTCATTTTGTTGTCAAAGAGACCTGGCAATCTAGAAGAACCAACTAGACCCGGTATACCCGGTTCCCGATATAGAAGATCACGTAGGCCGCCAGGAATGTCCTCATCCGCCAAAACATCCGGTGATTCAGATTCGCGCACATATTATTTGAGCACTACTACTAATACTGCTTCAGCATCTGGTACATCTGGCACATCTGCCACATCTGCTACAGCATCGACTACTGCTACAGCATCGACATTAACTTGCAGTGACCCGAGATTAGATCCTCACGGCAAGCGTCCAATGGAAAGTTAA
- the LOC126682122 gene encoding protein FAR1-RELATED SEQUENCE 5-like encodes MDIEEPCIGMKFDSEESVYTFYKSYAHKLGFSVRKQYVRRVDGHIKRRTFCCSKQGQKGVDKRSEQVKFEHPISRVNCLAQLTCQLKPNSMFEVISFKAEHSHELTPTPMKHMLRSQRQITSAHKAIADDAAKAGLSVRSTINLLTSQSGGREFNGFLDNDFRNYISAKRRTEMIRGDGHAIMEYFHKMQLQDPSCFYLVQFDDADNSILNVFWADGRSIIDYQHFGDVVCFDTTYRTNEYARPFAPFIGVNQHKKSIIFGAALLYDETISSFKWLFETFLSAMSGKQPRTILTDQCPAMAKAIEEVFSETHHRLCVWHIYQNAAKNLSHVFHSSKQFAYDFSSCVYGYEEEDKWLQAWDDMLNKYMLTDNTWCNGIFEVRRKWAMVYGWHMFTADMMSTQRSESMNNVLKKYLDAKNNFTHFFDNYNRLLSDKRYDELLIEFRMRERVPVLQADVEMLRHASKVYTPAVYKMFQDEYMKILDCVMHKVDKSEHVTSYKVQCGRKDQEHLVTLDALTQSVKCSCMKFTFVEILCAHTLKILDKKNIKQIPPQYILKRWTRDAKIGMIEDNYIIAVGSSPQESIGKRYSSLSHNFREILALASESENMYEHTCEDFKKLLKDLQEMKISNNPSSLSNLKVDKTSSPVICEVKKKATVGRPSKRIKGALEKRKNIKRRSKSQDQNVTCINSEQEDLNAELQEFENTNKESSGKYLSEDVITTQEILESPSQNDCSYIFSSQNQFSYTQLLQDAIADSKKKNIE; translated from the exons ATGGATATCGAAGAGCCATGTATTGGTATGAAATTTGACAGTGAAGAAAGTGTCTatacattttataaaagttatgcTCACAAACTTGGATTTAGTGTTAGAAAACAATATGTGCGGCGTGTGGATGGACATATAAAGAGAAGAACTTTTTGTTGTTCAAAACAAGGTCAAAAAGGTGTTGACAAAAGATCCGAACAAGTAAAATTTGAGCATCCAATTTCCAGAGTCAATTGTTTGGCACAACTGACATGTCAGCTTAAACCGAACAGTATGTTTGAAGTTATTTCTTTTAAGGCAGAGCATAGTCACGAACTTACTCCTACACCGATGAAACACATGTTAAGATCACAAAGACAAATTACATCAGCCCATAAAGCTATTGCTGATGATGCTGCAAAGGCTGGATTATCTGTCAGGTCCACTATTAATTTACTAACTTCACAAAGTGGAGGCCGCGAATTTAATGGATTTTTAGATAATGATTTTAGAAATTATATATCCGCCAAGCGTAGAACAGAGATGATTAGAGGAGATGGTCATGCTATTATGGAGTATTTTCATAAAATGCAATTACAAGATCCTTCTTGTTTTTATTTGGTGCAATTTGATGATGCTGATAATTCCATATTAAATGTGTTTTGGGCAGATGGGAGATCAATTATCGACTATCAACATTTTGGAGATGTCGTATGTTTTGATACAACTTATAGAACAAATGAGTATGCTAGGCCGTTTGCTCCATTTATTGGCGTtaatcaacataaaaaaagtattatttttggTGCAGCGTTACTATATGATGAAACAATATCATCGTTTAAATGGTTGTTTGAGACTTTTCTCAGTGCAATGTCTGGTAAGCAGCCTAGAACGATATTGACAGATCAGTGCCCCGCTATGGCCAAAGCAATTGAAGAAGTATTTTCTGAAACTCATCATCGATTATGTGTGTGGCATATTTATCAAAACGCTGCTAAAAATTTAAGTCATGTTTTTCATTCATCAAAACAATTTGCATATGATTTTAGCTCTTGTGTATATGGTTATGAAGAGGAAGATAAATGGCTTCAAGCTTGGGATGATATGCTTAATAAGTATATGCTTACTGATAATACATGGTGCAATGGAATTTTTGAAGTAAGGAGAAAATGGGCTATGGTTTATGGGTGGCATATGTTTACAGCTGATATGATGAGCACCCAGCGAAGTGAGTCAATGAATAACGtcctaaaaaaatatttggatGCAAAGAATAACTTTACTCATTTCTTTGACAATTATAACAGGTTGTTGTCAGATAAGCGGTATGATGAGTTGTTAATAGAGTTCAGAATGAGAGAAAGAGTTCCTGTTTTACAAGCTGATGTGGAGATGTTAAGACATGCTTCAAAGGTATACACTCCAGCGGTATATAAGATGTTTCAAGATGAATATATGAAGATTTTAGATTGTGTTATGCACAAAGTTGACAAGTCTGAACATGTTACCAGTTATAAAGTCCAGTGTGGTAGAAAAGATCAAGAACATTTGGTCACATTAGACGCATTAACACAATCAGTTAAGTGTAGTTGCATGAAATTTACGTTTGTGGAAATCTTATGCGCACATACTTTGAAAATTCTTGATAAGAAGAATATCAAACAGATTCCGCCACAATACATCTTAAAGAGATGGACAAGAGATGCAAAAATTGGAATGATTGAGGACAATTATATCATTGCGGTTGGAAGTAGTCCGCAAGAGTCAATTGGAAAAAGGTATTCATCTTTGAGTCATAACTTTCGAGAAATATTGGCACTTGCATCAGAAAGTGAGAATATGTATGAGCATACATGTGAAGATTTCAAGAAATTATTGAAAGATTTGCAAGAAATGAAGATAAGTAATAATCCATCTAGTTTGTCCAACTTAAAAGTTGACAAAACATCTTCTCCTGTTATATGCGAAGTTAAAAAAAAAGCGACTGTTGGACGTCCAAGTAAAAGGATAAAAGGTGctttagaaaaaagaaaaaatatcaaacgtCGATCTAAATCACAG GATCAAAATGTCACATGCATCAATTCAGAACAAGAAGATTTGAATGCCGAATTACAGGAATTTGAAAATACTAATAAG gAATCGAGTGGAAAATATTTATCTGAAGATGTTATTACTACTCAAGAGATATTAGAAAGTCCATCACAAAATGATTGTTCTTACATATTTTCTAGTCAAAATCAATTCTCATATACTCAACTTCTTCAG GATGCAATTGCAGATTCTAAGAAGAAAAATATCGaatga